The genomic window AAAAGAAAAATTAAAAATTAGTAGTTTAAATGAGCTTTTAGCGTTAAACTCAAAGCTTCAAATTTTGCAATCTGAGTTGGATGCTCTTAAGCTGGATATCTTGAATAATAAAGAAAGTAAAATTAAATGGGAGAGTTGCGTATTAAATTTTAAGAAAAATAATGCAGAAATTTTAAAAAGAATCGGCCAGAATTTATTTCATAAATATATAGATTATTCTAATAGAGATAAGATTTTGGTTCTTGAAGGTAAGCTTAAGGAAGTTGCGGATTTAAAAAGAATGCTTAATGATTTGAATTCCAAAATTTCTTTAAAGGAAGTGGAAATTAAAGAAAATTTAGATAAGATAAGAAGTTTATTGCCTGATATTAATTTAAAGGTAAATTTAAATGATTCTGCTTTACTTGAGCGGGAGTTTAAAAAAATTTTAAGGTCTAAAAGGGATATAGAGAATGATCATGCTAAATTGAACTTGTCTCTTGAGAATATAAATAACTCAAAACTTAAGCTTGCAAGTCAAATTGAGTTTATGAAACAAACCATATTAGGTTTTAAAATGGAGCTTAAAGATGAACTGGCTAAGTTCACTTCTAGTTTTTTAGATTTCAAAAGAGCAAGAAAAAATGGGTTTTATGTTAAGGATTCTATTTTTTCACTTGATTCTTTAAAGCCTAGTAAGAATAGTTTAGAGCATTTTTTGAAGTTAAAATCTAATTTTATGTCTCAAATTGAGATTTCCTCCAAGGATATTAGTAAATATGAGGCAAATTTTTCAAGCTTACAGACTCTTAAAGCAGAACTTAGTGCGCAAGAGATTAATTTAGAAAATATTAAGAATGAGTTAATCAGTGTGAATGAGCGTAATGATAAATTAGAAATTTTAAAGAAAGTTGTTACTACTTCTCCTAGTTTAAAGTATTATGTTCAGAGTTTTTTAATTGATGAAATTTTAAGTATATCGAATAAAAAATATTTAAGTATTATTCTTCCTGATTTTGAGCTTGAAATTAATACAGATAGTAAAGATTTTAATTTTTTAGTTAAAAGCAAAAGAGATGGGAATATGACTCGTAGTGTTAAGACCCTATCTGGTGGTGAGAGATTTCTTGTATCTTTATCCCTTTCCCTTGCTCTCTCAGACATGATAAGAGATAGTGAGCTTAAGATAGAAGCATTTTTTCTTGATGAGGGATTTGGAAGTCTTGATGAGGATACTTTAAAAATGGTTATTCCAAAGATTTCTGAGTTGCAACGTGTTGATGGGCGTCAAATCGGTATAATCTCTCATGTTTCTTATTTAAAGGAAGAGATTAAGACGCAGATAGTTGTAAGTAAAATTTCAACAGTTTCTAATATTACTATAGAGAGTTTTTAATTTTTTATTGTATAATTATTTGGATATTTTAGAATATGGAGATTTGTATGGAACGTTATGTTTCAATTGATGTTGGAGGTACTAATACTAAATATTCTCTTGCAGATAGTAGCGGTAATTTCCTTGATAAGCATGAAGTTAAATCAGGGACTACTCCTGATGAGCAAGTTGGTATTTTAGTCGATATAATTAATTCTTACAAAAGGGAAGAAAATATTAAAGGTGTTGCAATTTGCATGCCTGGATTTGTTGATCCTAAGGGAATTGTGATTAGAGTAAATGCTATTAAAGGATTTACGAATTATCCTTTAAAGGAAAAACTTGAGACTTTAACAGGGATTAATGTTGAGATTGAAAATGATGCTAATTGTGTGGCTTTAGCAGAAAAATTTAAAGGTAATGCTATTCATTATAATGATTTTATTGCTTTAACTCTTGGAACAGGAATTGGTGCTGGGATATTTATGAATGGAAAACTTTTAAGGGGCTGTTCTTTTATGTCCGGTGAGATTGGATTTATGATTATTAGAGGACTTAGCAATAATATTCCTTTTAATTGTAGATGGGAATCTATAGCTTCTGTTGCGGCTTTGAGGAAGAGAGTTGCTCAGCGTTTGGAAATGGAGTTTGATAAGGTTTCTGGAGAATATGTTTTTGAGCTTGCCGATAGTGGTAATGTGCACGCTAGGAATGAAATTGAGCATTTTTTTGAGACTTTGTCATTTGGAATTTTTAATTTAACTTTTATTTTAAATCCTGCAAAAATCTTAATTGGAGGCGGCATAAGTTCAAGACCTGATTTAATAAGTAGAATATATGATAAATTGGAGAATTTATGGTCTTTAGAATTGGCTCATATTTATAATAATGACATCAAGAAACTTGTTGAACTTGAGACAACTAAATTTAATAATGATTCTGGAAAACTTGGAGCATTATATCATTATTTTATTGAAAATAATGTGTTATGTAATTTAGGTGTTTAGGTGATAAGAGAAGCATGTGTTTTTAACGTATTAGAGGCTTTAAATGCTTTTAAGCTTGGTGCTAATAGAATTGAGCTTTGTGAAAATACGACTTGTGGGGGAACTACACCTTCTTATGGCTCCATAAAAGTTTTGAAGGAAGCTTTGGATATTCCTATTGTTGTAATGATTAGGCCAAGGTGTGGTGGTTTTGTGTATTCTAATTTAGAATTTCAAGTCATGAAGGAAGATATTAAGCTTTGTAAGAGTCTTGGAGTGGAGGGTGTAGTGTTTGGCATTTTAAGGAATGATCATGAAATTGACATAGATAGAACTAAAGAGTTGTTAAGTTTATCTTATCCTTTAAAAGTTACTTTTCATAAAGCAGTTGATGAGACTTCTGATATTAGGGCTTCTGTAGCTAATCTTTTAGATATTGGCGTTAATAGAATATTAACTTCAGGGGGAGGGCTTAAAGCAGAAGATTCACTTATGATACTTCAAGACTTAATATTAATGGCTGGAGAGAAATTAGAAATTATTGTTGCAGGTAAAGTTAGTAAGGATAATATTGAGGGCATTGATACTATTTTGGGTGCTAAAGCTTATCATGGGAGACTTATTGTTGGTGATTTAAATTTATCTTAGGTTTATTGTTGTGTTAATTTAAGTTCAAGTCAATATTTAATGCAGATGTTTGAGGTTCTTCATCTTTGGCTAAGATTAAACTTGTTATGAATTTTTTAATGCTCATTTTGTTAACATTAAATTTAAGTTCCACGGTATTTTGATCTTGTATTTTAGATTTTATAGGACTTGAAATTATTATTTTTGTTGTGCTTTTTAACAGGATTGGTATTAATTTCCTTGATAAAATAGATAGTATTGCTGGGTTATTAGTGTGTAAGTATGCTTTGAAATTATAATCATTGTCACTTTCACTATTTGCAATAAGTATTCCTTTATTAAAAGGAATCAGATTTGTTTTTATGTTATCTGGTATTAATTTAGTGATATCCTTTATCCAAATAAATATTTCATTTTGATTAAGTGTATCAATATATTTTGTTGTTAGTATGTTTTCGCTTTTATGAGTTATTTCTTTTTGATTTATTAGAAATCCTTTTTTATCTTTAGTGGGAGTTACATATATATTTGAATTTTTTATCTTCCATTTTGGATTTGTAAATATATTGCCATGAGATTCAAAATTTGGGTTGTTGTGTATTCCCCAAAAGATATTTTTGGGAAAATTTCCTGTTATTATTGATGAAAAAGTTTCTGGATTTTTTGTGTAACTTAAATATAGGTTGCCAATAGTATTAAGTCCGAGTTTGTATTTTAATTTGAATTCATTGTAGATGAATCTGTTTTTAGATAGATCTATGTAAGCGTATACGTCTGATGATGGGTCTAACAACATAATTGAAGACCTTTTATCTTTAGGTGGAGAGTAAGTTAAAGTTGAACATCCTATAAAAAAAATAGTTATAAAAATGTTGATAATTAATTTGACCATTTTTCAATACCTATTTTTATTAATATTTCATCGTCAAGTTCTACTTTTGTTAGTGCCTTTTCGTTATTAATCTCTATTTTTAGTGTTAAGGTTTCATTTTTAATGTAACTTTCAAATTGACTTATTATTTTTTTAAGTATCTCATTGTTGTCTATGTATAGTATTATTCTGTCACTAACATTGAAGTTATTTTCTTTTCTTAAATTTTGTACTTTTCTTATAAGTTCTCTTGAGAGTCCTTTTAAGTATAATTCTTCTGTTATTAGTGCATCTAATCCAATTGTAACAGAATCTTCATTTATTACTTTTAAATTTTCTTTCTCGTGTCTTTCTAAGATTATATCTTTGAGTGTTATATCATATGTATTGTCTTTGATTTTAATTGTATGTTTATTACCATTTATTATTTTTAATATATCTTCGTTGTTCAGTTTCATGATTTCTAATGCTACTGCTTTCATATTTGTGCCGAGCTTACTTCCAAGTTCTCTAAAGTTTGCTTTTGCTTTGTAAGTTACAAGTTCTTCTTCATTGGATTTTATTTTTATTTCTTCTGAATTAATTTCCTCGAGTATTATTTCTTTCATTTCACTTAGTATTTGTTGTTCTTTTTGATCTTTGGTTACAATATAGATTGTGCTGATGGGTTTTCGTATTTTGATGTTATGTGATGCTCTTAGTGCTCTTGCAATTGAAACCACTTTTCTTATAAAGTTCATCTTCTCTTCAAGATCTATGTTAATAAGTTCTTTGATCTCTTGTGGATATTCGTTTAGATGGATTGATTCTTTTTCATCTTTTGTTTTCAGATTTTGATAAATTTCTTCTGTTAAGAATGGAATAAATGGTGCAAGCATCAACATTAAGTTCTTTAGTGCATAGTATAGCGTTTCATAGGCATCAATCTTATCATTATCATTCTCAGATTTCCAGAACCTTCTTCTTGATCTTCTGATGTACCAATTATTTAGCTTATCTATAAATGCAAGAAGTTCTTCTATTGATTTTGTTAAATTATATTTATCTATTTCTTCATTTAATGTTTTTTTCAGACTTTCAATTTCGCTAATTATCCATTTATCAAGGATATTAGTTTTGTATAGAACTATGTTACTGTTAGGTTCAAATTTATCAATTATTGCGTAGGTTATGAAAAATGAATAAGCATTCCAGATAGGGATTATAATATTCTTTAAAACATCTTTAACCCCATCATCGCTGTATTTTAAGTCATCAGCTCTTACTACGGGACTCATTACTAGATAGAGTCTTAAAGCATCAGCCCCAAATGTGTTTATTACTTCCATTGGATCTGTATAATTTCTAAGTGATTTTGACATTTTTCTTCCATCACTAGATAGTACTAGTCCATTAACTATTACATTTTTAAATGCTGTCTGTTCGAAAAGAGCAGTGCCTAGGATTGTTAATGTATAAAACCATCCTCTTGTTTGATCTAAACCCTCTGCAATAAAATCAGCAGGGAAAATATCATGGAATTTATCTTTATCTTTAAATGGATAATGCTTACTTGCGTAAGGCATAGAACCAGATTCAAACCAGCAGTCTAGAACCTCACTTGTGCGAACATATGTACCGCCGTATTGACTTGGCCAAGTGATTTTATCAATTTTATCTTTATGTAAGTCATTCACCTTTTGTCCTGAGAGTCTTTCAAGTTCTTCTTTAGAGCCTATACATATTTTGTTTCCTGTTTTTGAACATATCCATACTGGTATTGGATTCCCCCAAAATCTGTTTCTACTTATTGCCCAATCTCGTGCATTTTCTAACCATTTACCAAATCGTCCTTTTTTTAGGTGTGAAGGTATCCAGTTTATTTGCTCATTTGATTTTATGAGTTTTTCTTTTATTGCTTCAATATTTACAAACCATGAGCTTATGGGTCTGTAAATTAGAGGTGAATTTGTTCTGTAGCAAAATGGATATCTGTGTAAAAAGTTTTCCCGTTTGAATAAAAGATTCATTGATTTTAATTTTTCTATTATTTTATTATCTGCATCTTTAACAAATAGTCCTTCAAAATCTTTTACTTCGTTTGTAAATCTGCATTCGGCATCTATAGGTGTTATCATATCAGTTTTTGTATTTTTTTTGAGTATGTTATAGTCTTCTTCTCCAAAGGGTGCGATATGTACTATTCCTGTTCCATCATCAGTTGTGACATATTCTGCTGTATGAATCCTGAAAGCCCCTTTATTCCTTTGACTTAAAAAATAGTCAAATACGGGTTCATATTCTATTCCTTTAATATGCTCACCTTTAAATTGTTCTATTACTGTATATGTTTTGTCATCTTTATAATAGTGATTTAATCTTTTTGTGCCTATTATGAATGTTTCGTTTTTTTCTTTATCGAATATTTTAGAGTAATCTATGTCTCTACCAACAGCAATTCCAAGATTTGTAGGTAATGTCCAAGGAGTTGTCGTCCATGCGAGCAAGTATTCATTTTTATCTTTGATTTTAAATTTTATAGTTAGTGATGGGTCATGAACTTCTTTATACTCGCCAAGATTAACCTCAAAGTTTGAAAGAGGAGTTGCAAGTTTCGGAGAATATGGTAATACATAGTAACTTTCATAAATTAAACCCTTATTGTAAAGTGTTTGAAATACCCACCATACAGATTCCATGAAGGTTGTATCCATTGTTTTGTAATTATGTTCAAAATCTACCCATCTACCTAATCTTGAAATTGTTTTTTGCCATTCTTTTGTGTATCTAAGAACTATATTTTTGCATTCCTCATTAAATTTATCAACCCCATATTTTTCTATTTCGTATCTTCCAGAGATTTGTAAAGATTTCTCTACTTCATACTCTACGGGTAAACCATGAGTATCCCATCCAAAATATCTCTTAACATGTTTTCCTTTCATTGTTTTATATCTTGGGATTATATCTTTAATTGTATTTGGAACAAAATGCCCAAAATGTGGAAGTCCTGTTGCAAATGGTGGACCATCATAAAATGTAAATTCTTCACAACCTTCTCTTTGTTGCATTGATTTTTCGAAGATTTTATTATCATTCCAAAATTTTAATACTTTTTCTTCTATCTTCGGAAAGTTTACTTTGCTTTCTACTTTCTTGAACATAAGATTTCCTTTTGTTTGATTTTTATATTATTTTGGTCTAAATATATTTTTATTAGATTAATATTGGGATTTTTAAATATTTGATTGATAATTTTTTCTTCTATTTGTTCTTTTATTGCATTTAAAACACTTCTTGCACCAGAATTTTTATCATAATATTTTTCAATTATATGGTTCTGGAGAGCTTCATCAATTTCTATTTTAATGTTTTTGAGGCTAAATTTTTTAGTGAGTTCTTTGCAATAGTTACTATAAATTAGGATAAGATCTTCTTCTTTTAAGACATTAAGGATTATTTTTTTTTGTATTTTATCTAGTAGTGATGATTTGAATCTTGTTTTAAGCTCATTGTTGATTTCGCTTTTGATATTTATATTATTGTCTGTCTTGTTAAATCCAATACTTCCTTTTCCAAGTAGTGTTTTAGCGCCAATAGATGTACTTAAAACAATAATGGCATTTTTAAAAGATATTTTATCTTCTTTACTACTAATTAA from Borrelia hermsii DAH includes these protein-coding regions:
- a CDS encoding ROK family protein — encoded protein: MERYVSIDVGGTNTKYSLADSSGNFLDKHEVKSGTTPDEQVGILVDIINSYKREENIKGVAICMPGFVDPKGIVIRVNAIKGFTNYPLKEKLETLTGINVEIENDANCVALAEKFKGNAIHYNDFIALTLGTGIGAGIFMNGKLLRGCSFMSGEIGFMIIRGLSNNIPFNCRWESIASVAALRKRVAQRLEMEFDKVSGEYVFELADSGNVHARNEIEHFFETLSFGIFNLTFILNPAKILIGGGISSRPDLISRIYDKLENLWSLELAHIYNNDIKKLVELETTKFNNDSGKLGALYHYFIENNVLCNLGV
- a CDS encoding copper homeostasis protein CutC; the encoded protein is MIREACVFNVLEALNAFKLGANRIELCENTTCGGTTPSYGSIKVLKEALDIPIVVMIRPRCGGFVYSNLEFQVMKEDIKLCKSLGVEGVVFGILRNDHEIDIDRTKELLSLSYPLKVTFHKAVDETSDIRASVANLLDIGVNRILTSGGGLKAEDSLMILQDLILMAGEKLEIIVAGKVSKDNIEGIDTILGAKAYHGRLIVGDLNLS
- the ileS gene encoding isoleucine--tRNA ligase, yielding MFKKVESKVNFPKIEEKVLKFWNDNKIFEKSMQQREGCEEFTFYDGPPFATGLPHFGHFVPNTIKDIIPRYKTMKGKHVKRYFGWDTHGLPVEYEVEKSLQISGRYEIEKYGVDKFNEECKNIVLRYTKEWQKTISRLGRWVDFEHNYKTMDTTFMESVWWVFQTLYNKGLIYESYYVLPYSPKLATPLSNFEVNLGEYKEVHDPSLTIKFKIKDKNEYLLAWTTTPWTLPTNLGIAVGRDIDYSKIFDKEKNETFIIGTKRLNHYYKDDKTYTVIEQFKGEHIKGIEYEPVFDYFLSQRNKGAFRIHTAEYVTTDDGTGIVHIAPFGEEDYNILKKNTKTDMITPIDAECRFTNEVKDFEGLFVKDADNKIIEKLKSMNLLFKRENFLHRYPFCYRTNSPLIYRPISSWFVNIEAIKEKLIKSNEQINWIPSHLKKGRFGKWLENARDWAISRNRFWGNPIPVWICSKTGNKICIGSKEELERLSGQKVNDLHKDKIDKITWPSQYGGTYVRTSEVLDCWFESGSMPYASKHYPFKDKDKFHDIFPADFIAEGLDQTRGWFYTLTILGTALFEQTAFKNVIVNGLVLSSDGRKMSKSLRNYTDPMEVINTFGADALRLYLVMSPVVRADDLKYSDDGVKDVLKNIIIPIWNAYSFFITYAIIDKFEPNSNIVLYKTNILDKWIISEIESLKKTLNEEIDKYNLTKSIEELLAFIDKLNNWYIRRSRRRFWKSENDNDKIDAYETLYYALKNLMLMLAPFIPFLTEEIYQNLKTKDEKESIHLNEYPQEIKELINIDLEEKMNFIRKVVSIARALRASHNIKIRKPISTIYIVTKDQKEQQILSEMKEIILEEINSEEIKIKSNEEELVTYKAKANFRELGSKLGTNMKAVALEIMKLNNEDILKIINGNKHTIKIKDNTYDITLKDIILERHEKENLKVINEDSVTIGLDALITEELYLKGLSRELIRKVQNLRKENNFNVSDRIILYIDNNEILKKIISQFESYIKNETLTLKIEINNEKALTKVELDDEILIKIGIEKWSN